The segment TTAACATATTTCGTGTCATTAGACTTGATGATATATCTTAACAAACATTCGTTTATAAAAGTACTTGCTTCTTGTTGTCCAAAATCAATAAAATTTTGTAGATCAGGATCCTCTCTATACGTTTGTATAATTTTATCAGTGAATGACTCCTCCAATAAAGATTGCAATGTATGTGGAAATATAAAACCAACAATTGCTACGCCCATTTCAAGGAGAAAAAACACCAATAAACATAACGAATactgtaataaataaataaatattatataatctgtttataaattagaaaaaaaatatatatatatatatatatagcaaTACTAACAAATTTTAGAAGACAAGTATTTTCACGCAATGCTCCAACACATCCTGCGAAACTAACAACGAAAACTACTCCTCCTGCTATAACCATCACAAGCGAAATATTCAGGACTACATCATATACATTTTCCACTCGAACAGAACCAGTTGCTTGCCACTTGTCCACAAATGCATATAAACCCACTCCGATTAACAGTCCTCCGAATAACTATACCATACAACATTTATGTTTTAAATTTTACTGTACTTTTTAtcatattatatgtataaataaataacgaatGTATATAATAGAATTTGCTACTTAATTATTCGTACGTCAAATTATTAATTGTAACGATAACATAGATCAATTAAACCAATAATATACCAGGGTTCACTTACCCAAAAAACAAAATTGAGTAAAAATATCATATACTTTACACACGAACTAACGTAAGTAAAGTTATTTGTTCGTCTCCGGTTATTCATCGTTGTAAGGTAAAAACAGTTTTACAAGATATTAATTGGTATGTACAATTAATATAAGCACTCGCACTTTcaattattatatatatacatatacacagaAATTACATCGATCGCATCGCTAATTTGACAATTTCACATACTGGACGCATATTTGTGAACTTTTCACTCGATCGTTGATAAACAATATTTGATTGTCCATGTATCAAATCAAAAGTATAATACACCATACTTTGACAACTTACTTTGCATCCGCCATTACAGTTCCGTTTCTTGCATTCCTAGCTTTCAGTTGAAATCAGCTGTCCATACATTCTGTGTTTCAATGTTACAAAACTAAAGCGTCTGTGTGCAATAAATCAAATGTGAAATATTGTAAACAATTAAATCGCCAAATATAGTTTGTTAGTTCTGATACttgtgtatatatacatattaagAAAAGGATAAGATACCTGCTTTAAAAAATGACATCGGTACAAGACAGTAAGTTTGTTATTTGTATTTTGGGAATACacataattctcaaatataaataCGTACGTTTTGAATGTTTCGAATATCAATTCGTTACAAAAACGTTACATTATTAACATTTCTATTTAATTGTGAATACAATAATACGTTGCCATTTATCTTTGTAATAATGCATGGAAAATTAATCAACATCGTTTCTTAACCTTACTTACAACGTAAACAACAAACTATGGTTCAAAACATTGGTATTAGTATCGTTGTATTATTTAAAACGATGTTAAATCTATCGATTATTTCAAAGTTCTATTGATTTATATACTTTAATTgttgcaatatttatttataggattaaaattaaaacgatCTTACGACAATTGGAGTATACGCGAACAACTATGTTTAGCATCCAGTGTATTGAAATCAGGCGATCAAAATTGGATGAGCGTATCACGATCTTTGAAAGCATTTGTTGAAAAAGAAACATTAAGGCCACCAGATTGGTTTTCTCAAAAATCATGTGCTATTCAATATGCTCATCTATTGGAAAATGCAGATACtccaaagagaaaaaaaagagaaagtggAGAAACAACAGGTGAATCCATAGTTAGAAAACTAACGCAAGAAAGAATAGCTGAATTAGGTCAAATTTTAACTTATCAAAGGGACGAATATCAACAGTTAAAAGCTgaaataaatatgttaaaatctGGATCGATAGCAGAGGATAAGTTACAAAAGATGTGGCTCACAATTGATCAAGAGGAGCGAGAACAGGAACAGAAAGTTAGAGCACATTCTGCGTGGCTGGCAAAACGTCAACAGAAGCAAGAATTAAGTTCTCCGCAAGGAGCATCCGCTTTAAATCAACGCAAACCTACAGAGAATACAGTAGAAATTCAAGAAACAGCAGAAACTGTGGAtgaagatgaaaaaaaaagaaaaggcgGAAGGTCGCCATTGTTGACAAGTTTATTGAAATCTCCAAGTCCGACAACACAAATTCAAACATTAACTACTACGGCACAAGGGAGTTCTCCTACAATTACAAGTCTGCTTGGCTCTAGCCCTAAAGTACCAAACTCTCAATTAACACAAAATGTGTCGCCGCAGTTGCATCAATTGGTTTCTTCTGCAATTTCAAATATAGCACCAGAACGACCATCGGTCGGTGCACCGACGTTATCTATGTTATTAGAGATGCCTGCTAATGCACAACGAGGCCCTTTACCAAATTTACAATCAACTCCAACCATTGTTTCTCAACAAACTATGTCTACCGAAATTCATACGCTTCAACCGCAGCCTATTCATCAAGTGACAATTCAAAATGAAACATCCGTACCTACACAACCACTTACGATTAATACGCCAAATATTCCAGTGACAGAAAGCATGGTACAAATAATAGACAATATAGACGATGTGATACGTAAAGATATAATGGCAGATGTAATAGACAAAGATGAAATTAACGAAATTATCGGAGATATAGAAGAATTAATAAAGGAGGAAATAACTGGGAGTCCCCAAACACTAGATACAGCTGCTACTACAACAATTAATACTCTTACTGTACCGCAGATTCAAGAAATACCGGTAGTCACGGAACGACCAGAGCCCAGAGACGTAGACGAAGTTGTATCGCTCTCTGATTCGCCGGAAAGCGAAATGGCTATTGAAGAAATAGACTCCAGCACATCAAATATCGCAGAAATCATAGGAACGGTTGCTATAGAACCACAAGAGCCCAAAGTTATTGTGGCTGAGATATCTGAAGCTATAACGAATACATCTGAAGAAGCAAAGTCTGAAGAAAGTACAAACCACGAGAAAGTAATGTTAAACGATGAACTTGTTCCTGAATTAGAAACTCACGATGATGAAAACGGTAAAGATGTACCGTTAGAAGAGAAACAAATGATCGATGAATTCGATACTATGGATTCTACTTCAAATGTGGAAATTGAAGAGACAGATACAAAAATGTCGACGAAAGAACTTATGGATGATATTGTGGAAGATGAATTaatagaagaagaagaagaagagacaGAAGTGATTATACCAGAAGCTAAAGAATCACCCAATGATAAATTACAAAGGGAACCCTCGGAAGAGTTGGAAAATAAAGACAGTATGGAATTAGACCAACTAGAGATGCATCTTGCTAAAATTACTGGCGAACAACAAGACATTCCATCGGCAGAAGTGGTTAGCGTGACTTCTGAAATAACGAACGATCTTCCTAGTACCGAGGATACCGAAAAATCACAGGATATTAGTTTAATCTTGGAAGATGATGAAAGTACACATAGTTTAGATGATACAAAGAAAATAACGGAAGAGCACATCATAGAGAATACAATTGAAAGTACAGAATCTATTGAATCATTTAAAGAGGAACCCGTGAttctaataaaagaaaaaactataatggaagtaagcgaagaatcgcCGGAGAAACCTCAAGAAGAACAAACAGAAGAAACTTTAGAAATTTATACGGatgaattcaagaaagaagacACTAAAGATTCTTCCGAAGATACGGCAAGCTCTATTCTACAAGACATAGaaattaaagaagaagaaaTAGAGGAGACAGCAATTATAGAAGATTCTACTCAGTTGGTATCTCCAGAGGAAGTTGAAAATTTAAAACAAGAATCTATGGAACCTGTAAAATCTGAAATcgatattattaaaaaagaagAACATTCATTTGAAGAGTCAAAAATGGAAGAAATGTCTCAAATGCGATTAGAAAATACTCTTTTATCGGAAGTAAAAAAGGAGGAAATCCCTATAAAGGAAGATCAAAAAAATGTGGATAATGAACATGTAAAAAAGGAAACAGAATCAATGATAAGTGTTGGGGAAGATACTGTCGAATTGGACGAAGAAGAATCGTCGCTAAGCAAATTAAGCGGAGGACGTGCTATGAAAACATATTCGAAAAAGCAAAATGCTTCTATTGATAGTGAACCTGAAAACGAAGGTACTGGAGAAGGTGCAGATTACAGAGCATGGAAAAAAGCAGTCATGTTAGTTTATAATCGCCTTGCTACGCATAAATATGCATCTGTATTCCTGAGACCTATTACAGAAGATCAAGCGCCTGGATACCATTCGGTCATCTTTAGACCAATGGACTTatcgactattaaaaaaaatatagataaTGGAACTATCAGATCTACAATGCATTTTCAACGTGATGTTAtgctaatgtttcaaaatgccatTATGTACAATAAACATGatacatttatttataaaatggcAATTTCAATGCAAGAAGAATGTTTACAACATATGCAGGTAAGAATTTAAAATTCATACTTTGTATACAATTATTATTGTTAATGACACATATTGTATTACTCTTTCTTCAGATACTAGTACAAGTCACAGGTGAAGGAACGCTTAGAAGAGAAACAAGAACTGCAGCAAGTAGCAGTAGCGATGCGAGTGAAAGTAGCATAAAGAGAAAACGAAGTCATATTACACCCAGCCCACACGATACTGACAGCCCACGTTCAAAAAAACGTAGAAAATcagaaaatgattaaaatattcTATCTATAGTATATAGAATATATCTGTGACAAGCATTAAAGTTCATAAGAACTTTATTAAACGAGCGAAAGAAGGATAAATCGGTCCTGTTAGCATCAAGGGAAAATGTTGGACATAAAAGACATTTAAGATGTACAAGAAGGAATGCAACGACTTGGCATTTTACTTTATTATTTTCCCGTAACAGTAAAGGACGAAACAGAAAATTTTATACTCGATATATAAAATTGATTTTACTTATTTTCCTCATTTTGTGGTACACTGTTGTAGCGATTCACcaaatgtataataaaaacaaaagaTTAGTCATTTGTAATTGTTTtactaaaaaaaagaaaatttattgtcATGAACTCTTGTTTTGACAAAcatctaataaaaatatttcattcatTGTAATCCCTATCTATGAAAAAAGttgaataacaaaaaaaaaaaatgttaaaataaatattttaaattataaattctacGGTAATGAAAGCTGTTCTATAATTACGTAGTTTTGAAAATTTAAGTAACATTCGTGATGGGTTATTATGCTAGCGGTGATACGCGAAAAATGATACACAGCTCTGAAGATGATGAAGGTTATGAAAATCAATCGTCTTATGCTACATCTGTCGAAATACGATCTCGACCAGAGAACACGAATAAACCATATCTTTCATTTGGACAATCTGAAAAAACTGTAAGTGTTAAGACgagtacatacatatatgtatattacgtATATTCAAAGACACATATTTTAAGTCTTCGATGCCAATACCGCCATCACCGGACGATACTGATAGGTCATTTTGGGCTGAAGACGAATTAAGTAGCTCAGAATCAAAACAGCAATTAAACAAGAAACAGAAACGTCGTCGTAGTTTTTCTTATCGTGATCGTATTGCTGTACATCGAAGTCGATTTTTACTTTTTCTGTCATCAAGTTCTAGCGTAGATTCAATATCTGGACAAATTTCGTCGAGAGGTATTGATAATGCTTTTAAATACATGtataaatagaattatttaCTGAAAAATTAAAGTCTATATATAAAATACGTAAACCAGGCATATCTgttttatacatataattattACAGTTCTTAAACAGGAAAGATACAGATTTGGCGTAGAACAATTGCAACCTGGATGtagtgttataaagaaaaagtaTGCTCATAAAAAAATACCTCCCTTTCCGATTCACGATCAAAATGTTTAttcaaattgtaaaaaatcgatACGCGAATATGCACGAAAACGTAATTCTTTTGTAGCAAATAAAAAGGTTCAACGAAAAAGTTATTCGACATCATCCTCGGGAAATGGTTCTTGAAAATACtgattcatttttttaaaaaccATTCAAAGAGCAAATGTACcgattataataaattatatatttttaatattttataaatcttaCGCAAATCTTACTCgcttaataaaattagaaatGTTTCATAAAAATACGTGTAACAGGGATCTTTTTGTAACATACTCAGCCCTGGTACTTGGTGTTTAAAATGTATGTTCGTTCGTTTATTCGTGGACATCGTGGATCGTGGTTGCTATAAACGAAAAATGCATTTTTGAATAAGcgtattcttttatttttttaaataaaaataattaagtaagaatatttaataaatcgttTGAAATAATCTTCTAAGACCATGAGTTACTTTGTTATCAACGATCGAGGTAAAAATCAGTACGAGGTACTCGGCGAAATTCGTACTCGTAAGTAAtcccattaaaattaaatacaaacTATAATCTTTTAAAGGCGTTTCGTACAATGTATATCACATTTAAGCAAGCATGCACTTAACAATACAGTTTTTTATAAACGTTTGCCAAATTGGCAAAATTATTGCCAAGTTTTATATTACATTACGTATGCTTAAACGTTAAAACTTAAATTTCGAATATACCTACATATATACGCTTTTAACAAATTATATGGTCATTTATTTTTAGCTTACGTTTTCTATTGATTCGTGtacttttattctttttaatttcaGAGTCAATATTACGCCCTATTTTTAGTTTCATTGTAGCAGGTGTTTGTATGACATTTTTAATACTGTCGGCATGGAACTTTAACAACACAATAtatgaaacaaataatattcatgtattttatttaaatttaaaacgcTCACCTTTACATATAGTATCAAACAAATTTTTGTCCTTTGGCCTCGATACATCTTTGCTTCGCGATATAGAGAACCTtccaattaaaaatgaaaaatttattaacttggcACAGCATCTTGCACCTGCTTATGTTCGAATAGGTGGTACATCATCGGATTGTCTATATTTCAATAAggttcgattaattttttaatgtacatttttaagaaaattcagAGTATTTTACTAATCCAATTGTAACGAATCTATCAATATAGACAATGgaaataattcataaaaaaataatcagTCCCATTGATGGTCAAGATATAAGTAACTTTACCATAACTGACAtagattttgaaaatttatataacTTTGCGATAAAATCAAAATTGCGCATGATTTTTGATTTAAATGTATTAATTAGATCTGCAAATAATTCCTGGGACACTACTAAtgccaaaaatattattttattcgccAAAGATAAATATATGAAATTAGATTGGCAATTAGGAAATGGTAAAGTTGTTCTTTGTTATTGTATCTTAatttaataacattttttaattataattaatgcaTAACAATTATTTCAGAACCAAATTCTTTTCATCATGTATTTAGTAGAACAGTAAATGCTACGCAACTTGCAAATGATTATTATCAATTAAGACAATTATTAAATGAATTAGGATATAATGAAAGTATTCTTGTTGGTCCGGAAGTAAATCATGTAGGGGATACTCATAGTACAGGAGAATATtatgcaaaaatatttttaaaaaatgataaagACAGTGTGAATTACGTTACTTGGCATCAGTATTATCTTGATGGAAGGGAAGCTCGAGTAgttgattttataaatatttccatCTTTAATTATTTATCAATGCAAATTAAATCTATGAAAGATGTGATTAACTTATCAGGAAAACATATTTCTATGTGGTTATGTACGTGGTTGTATCGTATTAATATATTTGAATTAAGATTCAGATTTAAAATATCCCCCCCAAATTGTCATTTACAGCAGAAACAAGTACAGCTTATGGTGGAGGTGCTCCAGAATTGTCAGATAGATTTGTGGCTGGATTTTTATGGCTTGATAAATTAGGATATAGCGCTAGCGCAGGTTTAAATGTTGTTACTAGACAATCATTCTTTGGTGGACATTACGCTATGGTGGGACCTGATCTTATACCTAATCCAGATTGGTGGGTTAGCGTAGTTTATAAGCACTTTGTGTCGGAGAAGGTTCTAAAATTAACGTCTGCAAACAATTTTGACCATGTTCGACTTTATGCACATTGTACTCCTAAGAAAGCATTAATTAACAGAGTTTCAGCAATTACAATATATGGCGTGAATATAGGTAAAGTTTCTGTTTCTGTGACTATTCAAGGGATTCTTCCTGTGCTTCATAGAAATGCTAAAATCTTTTTATATGCACTTACTTCTGATAATCTTCAATCAAGGTATGtaacaataattattttaatgtaTAACATGCTTTAACCTATTTCTCTTATTTTTCAGAGTTATAAAGATGAATGGAAAAGTATTAAAATTGCAACCAAATGAAAATTTACCACCATTTGGGCCTATAATATTAGAACCCACGCAAGTAATTCCATTACCACCCTATTCTATGGTATTCATTGTAATACACGGCGCAGAGGTGCCAGCATGTAAAGCATAGGTATTATTTAATGAACTAACATGATTATACCAACCGTTTTATATTATATGTTTTTCATATATTAAAAGTTTATAATACGGTTTCGTAGAACATTTTTACAATCCTCTCATTCGGAAAGAAAAACGTAATGGAAATCAATAAAAGAATTAAAGATTTAAATGATTTTTTATGTGATATTgtgtgtacgtatgtatgtatgtatttatttatttatctatatCAATGAATGGTATGTATATGTTGGTAACTACAGTTAAACTATAACGTATGTGTACCTCATTAAGTTGTGCTTACATGTTTCTTACAGTCAACGCGAAATACACTATAATATACACAACAAGTATCAtacgaatttttttataaacttgatGCTGTTTTCAATTAACCATTAGTATATCACAAAACTGATCAATTATTGAAAGATACTCAAATACATAGTATCATGTACTTGTTTTCTCGTTCTAAAAGTAAATTTTCCTACAATTTATGCACGGTCTCATTATAAATATTATGGAAACGAAATAGTATCATACATAATATATAAATACTGACGAAAAAAACGTGATATTAGGTAATCGGAATGATTAAATTTACCTTTTCATAATGTAATATTATTACATCAAATTAAAATCGGTATTACAACCAAATCTATTTAAACGATATATGGTATTCAAAGAGA is part of the Colletes latitarsis isolate SP2378_abdomen chromosome 10, iyColLati1, whole genome shotgun sequence genome and harbors:
- the LOC143346749 gene encoding tetraspanin-33, whose protein sequence is MNNRRRTNNFTYVSSCVKYMIFLLNFVFWLFGGLLIGVGLYAFVDKWQATGSVRVENVYDVVLNISLVMVIAGGVVFVVSFAGCVGALRENTCLLKFYSLCLLVFFLLEMGVAIVGFIFPHTLQSLLEESFTDKIIQTYREDPDLQNFIDFGQQEFRCCGLSQEGYLDWGKNEYFNCSSPSVERCGVPFSCCINATDISSGLMNIMCGYKVQMLPVSEAGKKVWTSGCIEIVRSWAERNLYTIAGIALGIALSQLFVIYLAKTLEGQIELQKSRWHS
- the Brd8 gene encoding bromodomain containing 8 isoform X1, translating into MTSVQDRLKLKRSYDNWSIREQLCLASSVLKSGDQNWMSVSRSLKAFVEKETLRPPDWFSQKSCAIQYAHLLENADTPKRKKRESGETTGESIVRKLTQERIAELGQILTYQRDEYQQLKAEINMLKSGSIAEDKLQKMWLTIDQEEREQEQKVRAHSAWLAKRQQKQELSSPQGASALNQRKPTENTVEIQETAETVDEDEKKRKGGRSPLLTSLLKSPSPTTQIQTLTTTAQGSSPTITSLLGSSPKVPNSQLTQNVSPQLHQLVSSAISNIAPERPSVGAPTLSMLLEMPANAQRGPLPNLQSTPTIVSQQTMSTEIHTLQPQPIHQVTIQNETSVPTQPLTINTPNIPVTESMVQIIDNIDDVIRKDIMADVIDKDEINEIIGDIEELIKEEITGSPQTLDTAATTTINTLTVPQIQEIPVVTERPEPRDVDEVVSLSDSPESEMAIEEIDSSTSNIAEIIGTVAIEPQEPKVIVAEISEAITNTSEEAKSEESTNHEKVMLNDELVPELETHDDENGKDVPLEEKQMIDEFDTMDSTSNVEIEETDTKMSTKELMDDIVEDELIEEEEEETEVIIPEAKESPNDKLQREPSEELENKDSMELDQLEMHLAKITGEQQDIPSAEVVSVTSEITNDLPSTEDTEKSQDISLILEDDESTHSLDDTKKITEEHIIENTIESTESIESFKEEPVILIKEKTIMEVSEESPEKPQEEQTEETLEIYTDEFKKEDTKDSSEDTASSILQDIEIKEEEIEETAIIEDSTQLVSPEEVENLKQESMEPVKSEIDIIKKEEHSFEESKMEEMSQMRLENTLLSEVKKEEIPIKEDQKNVDNEHVKKETESMISVGEDTVELDEEESSLSKLSGGRAMKTYSKKQNASIDSEPENEGTGEGADYRAWKKAVMLVYNRLATHKYASVFLRPITEDQAPGYHSVIFRPMDLSTIKKNIDNGTIRSTMHFQRDVMLMFQNAIMYNKHDTFIYKMAISMQEECLQHMQILVQVTGEGTLRRETRTAASSSSDASESSIKRKRSHITPSPHDTDSPRSKKRRKSEND
- the Brd8 gene encoding bromodomain containing 8 isoform X2, producing the protein MVQNIGLKLKRSYDNWSIREQLCLASSVLKSGDQNWMSVSRSLKAFVEKETLRPPDWFSQKSCAIQYAHLLENADTPKRKKRESGETTGESIVRKLTQERIAELGQILTYQRDEYQQLKAEINMLKSGSIAEDKLQKMWLTIDQEEREQEQKVRAHSAWLAKRQQKQELSSPQGASALNQRKPTENTVEIQETAETVDEDEKKRKGGRSPLLTSLLKSPSPTTQIQTLTTTAQGSSPTITSLLGSSPKVPNSQLTQNVSPQLHQLVSSAISNIAPERPSVGAPTLSMLLEMPANAQRGPLPNLQSTPTIVSQQTMSTEIHTLQPQPIHQVTIQNETSVPTQPLTINTPNIPVTESMVQIIDNIDDVIRKDIMADVIDKDEINEIIGDIEELIKEEITGSPQTLDTAATTTINTLTVPQIQEIPVVTERPEPRDVDEVVSLSDSPESEMAIEEIDSSTSNIAEIIGTVAIEPQEPKVIVAEISEAITNTSEEAKSEESTNHEKVMLNDELVPELETHDDENGKDVPLEEKQMIDEFDTMDSTSNVEIEETDTKMSTKELMDDIVEDELIEEEEEETEVIIPEAKESPNDKLQREPSEELENKDSMELDQLEMHLAKITGEQQDIPSAEVVSVTSEITNDLPSTEDTEKSQDISLILEDDESTHSLDDTKKITEEHIIENTIESTESIESFKEEPVILIKEKTIMEVSEESPEKPQEEQTEETLEIYTDEFKKEDTKDSSEDTASSILQDIEIKEEEIEETAIIEDSTQLVSPEEVENLKQESMEPVKSEIDIIKKEEHSFEESKMEEMSQMRLENTLLSEVKKEEIPIKEDQKNVDNEHVKKETESMISVGEDTVELDEEESSLSKLSGGRAMKTYSKKQNASIDSEPENEGTGEGADYRAWKKAVMLVYNRLATHKYASVFLRPITEDQAPGYHSVIFRPMDLSTIKKNIDNGTIRSTMHFQRDVMLMFQNAIMYNKHDTFIYKMAISMQEECLQHMQILVQVTGEGTLRRETRTAASSSSDASESSIKRKRSHITPSPHDTDSPRSKKRRKSEND
- the LOC143346745 gene encoding heparanase isoform X1, which produces MSYFVINDRGKNQYEVLGEIRTQSILRPIFSFIVAGVCMTFLILSAWNFNNTIYETNNIHVFYLNLKRSPLHIVSNKFLSFGLDTSLLRDIENLPIKNEKFINLAQHLAPAYVRIGGTSSDCLYFNKTMEIIHKKIISPIDGQDISNFTITDIDFENLYNFAIKSKLRMIFDLNVLIRSANNSWDTTNAKNIILFAKDKYMKLDWQLGNEPNSFHHVFSRTVNATQLANDYYQLRQLLNELGYNESILVGPEVNHVGDTHSTGEYYAKIFLKNDKDSVNYVTWHQYYLDGREARVVDFINISIFNYLSMQIKSMKDVINLSGKHISMWLSETSTAYGGGAPELSDRFVAGFLWLDKLGYSASAGLNVVTRQSFFGGHYAMVGPDLIPNPDWWVSVVYKHFVSEKVLKLTSANNFDHVRLYAHCTPKKALINRVSAITIYGVNIGKVSVSVTIQGILPVLHRNAKIFLYALTSDNLQSRVIKMNGKVLKLQPNENLPPFGPIILEPTQVIPLPPYSMVFIVIHGAEVPACKA
- the LOC143346745 gene encoding heparanase isoform X2, coding for MTFLILSAWNFNNTIYETNNIHVFYLNLKRSPLHIVSNKFLSFGLDTSLLRDIENLPIKNEKFINLAQHLAPAYVRIGGTSSDCLYFNKTMEIIHKKIISPIDGQDISNFTITDIDFENLYNFAIKSKLRMIFDLNVLIRSANNSWDTTNAKNIILFAKDKYMKLDWQLGNEPNSFHHVFSRTVNATQLANDYYQLRQLLNELGYNESILVGPEVNHVGDTHSTGEYYAKIFLKNDKDSVNYVTWHQYYLDGREARVVDFINISIFNYLSMQIKSMKDVINLSGKHISMWLSETSTAYGGGAPELSDRFVAGFLWLDKLGYSASAGLNVVTRQSFFGGHYAMVGPDLIPNPDWWVSVVYKHFVSEKVLKLTSANNFDHVRLYAHCTPKKALINRVSAITIYGVNIGKVSVSVTIQGILPVLHRNAKIFLYALTSDNLQSRVIKMNGKVLKLQPNENLPPFGPIILEPTQVIPLPPYSMVFIVIHGAEVPACKA